The DNA window CCACCACTTTTTGGGCAACTCTTCGGCAGCCTTTTGCAGCTCTTTATCCAATTCATGCGTCAAAGCAAAATCATCAGGGCTTGGCTCGGACTGGTTGCGTTGTAGAATACGAGATGCGATGACGCAGTGTTTGCGTTCAAGACGTCCCATGGGCGTGTCGCTCTCAAGAACCTCCTTGGAAGCCATACTCTGATCGATGGAGCTTTGAGGGAGTCCTAGCATGAGACAAATGTGTCGTTCTGCAAACACGATGCGGAACCATATGAACTTTGGCTGGACTTGTCTTTCAGAGTCCAGCAGCTTGCACTGCGCTGAACTCCTGGAGCGATGGAAGCCCATGAGCTGCGCGATTGTCATGGCTTTCCGGATGGCGGTCAGGCCTTTGCGCAAATCTCCGCCATTTGCATGCCACAGactctccatcatcacgcaCTCTATGCCTTCAATGTTGCTGATGAGGCTTTCGTTTGAATTCACGAGGTCGACGGCAGTGTTGAAAAGGCGGCTCATGATCTGACGTGGCGGCTCTGACAATCCTTGTAGGTTTTTATGAAGATTAGGATGAAGGTGTTGTAAAAAGGTGGCAATCCTGAGCATGTAAAGACCTATTGAAACGGGATGGGCATTTGGTCCTGACGGCTCAAACAGGCTGTCTAATGACTGAGGGTCGCTTTTGTCGAGGTCATTGTAGGAAGCGGTGAGCATCTGGTAGAAGCGCGCAGACAAGTCGCCGCGTGCTCTGGAGATGATTTCAATGTCTTTTGGCGTAGGTAAGGCTTCGTAGAGAGCGCGGGACAAGTCTTTGTATTTTCCCAATCGGATGAAACGACTCTTGCCATCTATCAGTTGTGGAGGCCTGATACTACCCTCGCAGTCTAGGATTTCGTATTGAGGAGTGTCGTCATGCTAAGAAGTAAGTCAACGGATATCCCAAGATACATTTTGGACGCTGATGACGTACATTTAAAGATTCGGGCTCACACGAACTATTACTTGGTTCCCCAAGAACAGGGCTGTTGACCTTGTTAGACTTTTCATCCTTTTGCGTCGCTGTGCATCCGCAGCAAGATTCCGAGCCACTGGACATCTTCTTGAGTAACTGCTCGACTAACGCCTCTACTCTCCCAACTCGATCTCCCATCTGAAGACTGCGGTCCAAAGGCGTTGAAATCTGCTCCGGAAACTGCTGGTCCACGCATTTGGCTCCGCGTCGCTTGCAGCTGACGCAGATGGTGTCTGCGGGCGAGCCAAAGATGCACTTCATCTTGCGTCGCCGGCATtcccagcagctcctcgtGCCTTTGCggacttttcttctcttggtcTGAGGGCCATCAGTTTCATGCTCCTGTTCTGGTGGCGTATGAGAGGGCTCATGGCGCCTAGTTGACGCTGCATCCATGCGAAAAGTCTGTCTAATAGCTGTGGCTAAATGATAGTCTGAAGACTAAATGGATCACGTCGGTATAGGAACAAAAAACAATACAGTGTAGAGTGTCTGATGTATGTGTCGTACGAAAAGTACGTGTATAGGAGAAGTTGCGTTTCGACCGGAATCTCGGTGGACGAGCTGAAGCCATTGACGTTGGGCGGCCCCACTTATTCCATTCCTTGTGCGAGTTGGATTACACCAACGCCAGCCTTTGTCCGTGGCATCGGAGATCCTTCTATGGCAAGAGCATTATAAAAGGTCGATTTGTTCTCTCATAAGGCCCCAAGGAAAAGAGCTCTTTTAAGTATTACAGCCCACACCCGAAGTTTAGTACCAATATCTTCCACCCCATCTCGCAATGGATTTCAACACTCTGCCCACTTACATGCCAGGCAAGCCCGAGCCTTTCACTCTGCATGTACCCGATAAGAAATTATCTGAATTCCACGAGCTTCTAAAACTATCCAAGATTGCACCAGCGACATGGTGGAATCAGCACAATGATGGCCGCTTCGGAGTATCCCGCGAGTGGCTGAcccaagccaaagaaaccTGGCTTACAGCATTCGACTGGCGCCAGCACGAGAACCGCATCAACAAGTTCCCCAACTTCAGGATCGCCATCGACGACCCGGAAGCTGGGAAAATCGATATTCATTTTCtggccttgttctcttcAAAAAAGGACGCTATACCATTCATCTTTCTGCACGGCTTCCCAAGTTCATTCCTCGAGATCCTGCCCACGATGGAGCTCCTTTCGCAGAAATACACGCCTGAGACTCTTCCATATCACATTATTGTGCCGTCACTGCCCAATTATGGACTCTCAGGTAGCCCAAGCGAGAATGTTGAAATGACGCTGGACCGAGCTGCACGAATTATGCACCAGCTGATGATGGGCCTTGGGTTCAGCGACGGATATGTTGCCCAGGGCGGCGATCTGGGCAGTGTGCTGGCCAGGATCATGTCAGTCAAATACAACGAGTGCAAAGCTTTCCACCGTAGGTTTTACTTTGATCATGTAAACCAATTTGGAAGATAAATATCTAACAGAATCTAGTCAATATGCTAACCCTCAACACGGGAGAAACACCGCCTCCTTCCGACGCGTTATCCGTCCAAGAGGCACAGGAGTTGAAACGAAGCGAGACCTGGGCCCAAACCGGCCTGGCCTTTGCGCTTGAGCACGGCACTCGCCCTTCCACCGCTGGACTGGCCATTTCCTCTAACCCTCTCGCGTTGCTAGCTTGGTAAGTCAAGTCTTATCGACCGGATTCTGCATGCACGTTACTAATAGAAGGCTAGGATTGGGGAGAAGCTCCTTGAGTGGCCTGACCAGCGAGAGCCACTGCCTCTTGATACTATTCTGGCCATGGTCAGCCTCTACTGGTTCACAGATACGTTCCCTCGCAGCCTGTACCATGCGCAGGTCATCCAAACAATACTCAAAGGAGATGCGTTGCCAATATCGAAGGAAAAGCCGCTTGGGTATTCAATGTTTCCGCGTGATCTTGTTTTGCTTCCCGAGGCTTGGGTTCGCCACCTCTACCCCAATCTAGTCTTCTTTAAAGCACATGACATTGTGAGTTGTTGACCTCCCCTTTGCTTAGGTGGAAATTCGCTAACTGAAGTAAATAGGGAGGACATTTCGCGAGGCTGGAGCAGCCAAAGTTATTCTTGCAAGATATCGAGGAGTTTGCTCAACAAGTCGGCGGGCTCTTCACACACGCATAAATATATGTCTAGATGAATGTAGAGAAGGGGTCTCGTATTAGTCAAGGGGTCTCCCAGACCCAAGTTTGGAATCCAACTGGAATAATATTAAGCGTAGTGatactttaagcttaatacATCTACTAGGTTTATATGCGATGCTCTCTTTTATAatgttatttattatatgTATTTTATAGCGTAGGtagtataagtaaaagaTCCAACGCCCCTCATATATCATAATGCTTCTCTagcagaaaaaagagaaccaAGTCAAGTTCCCATGCCCAAACGTTTCATAATATGTATATCGAAGTCATAACGTGTAAATACCCCTCTCTCGCATCACCTTTCCTTAATATttctggtggtggtggtggtggtggtggccatCGTTGTTACCGCCATAGGCCAGGTTCTgcatctccttttcctccttgtgcttcttgaaaGCGTGCTCAATCAGGTTCGCACCGATGGCaccgacagcagcagctcccaCCGCGGCCAGcttgccaccaccagccttGTGAGCGGCGAAACCAGCAGCACCGCCTCCAATCAAGGTGGCACCGAGACCACGCTCGCCGTCGGGGCCCTCAGCGCCAGGAGGGCCGCCGccgtactgctgctggtcgTAGCCGGGCTGGCCGccgtactgctgctgctggccgtattgctgctggtgctgggcaTATTGGGGCTGCTGGTCATAGGGAGAGGCGCTACGGTTGtcgtactgctgctggtgctggccgtactgctgctgagggGGGTAGCCCTGGttgtactgctgctgctggccgccgTACTGAGGCTGCTTTCAGTGGGTTAGCTGCGAGTCTGATCAGTAGACTGAAAGGCATCATTCAATTTACCTGTTGAGGGTagccctgctgctggttgTAGCCGccgtactgctgctgctggccgtactgctgctggggcGGGTaaccgctgccgctgccgctgccggagCTGTAGTAATCGTTGGCGGACATGTTGATGGCGGGGTTGTCTAGGAGATGTCGCTGCAAAAAACGGGACAAAAGTCACGCAGAGATGAGAAGCTGATGGAAAATAGACGGAAGCTTGATGCGTGAAGGAACAAAGAATAATCAGCTCAAGAGGCTCCGGGCAGGCTTATTTATTCGGTTTCTTACACGCGAAATATTATCGATGGGTGGGGGAAAGAGCGGACATGCACTGGCACTGTCTAGCGGCTTCGACAAATCAGCAGTGGCTGGGCCGTGCTCCCGGAGTCAGCTGTAAGGTACATGCACGTCCGCTGG is part of the Trichoderma atroviride chromosome 1, complete sequence genome and encodes:
- a CDS encoding uncharacterized protein (antiSMASH:Cluster_1.2~EggNog:ENOG41), which gives rise to MDAASTRRHEPSHTPPEQEHETDGPQTKRRKVRKGTRSCWECRRRKMKCIFGSPADTICVSCKRRGAKCVDQQFPEQISTPLDRSLQMGDRVGRVEALVEQLLKKMSSGSESCCGCTATQKDEKSNKVNSPVLGEPSNSSCEPESLNHDDTPQYEILDCEGSIRPPQLIDGKSRFIRLGKYKDLSRALYEALPTPKDIEIISRARGDLSARFYQMLTASYNDLDKSDPQSLDSLFEPSGPNAHPVSIGLYMLRIATFLQHLHPNLHKNLQGLSEPPRQIMSRLFNTAVDLVNSNESLISNIEGIECVMMESLWHANGGDLRKGLTAIRKAMTIAQLMGFHRSRSSAQCKLLDSERQVQPKFIWFRIVFAERHICLMLGLPQSSIDQSMASKEVLESDTPMGRLERKHCVIASRILQRNQSEPSPDDFALTHELDKELQKAAEELPKKWWLHSNLATVLDDPERLFWDMRRLFHQLFHYTLLNQLHLPYMLRSSLNGCESQYSRLTCVTASREVLSRFITFRSADRIAFWCRTMDWFSLMAAMTLLIAHLDGHRRGSESARSENWLTHQRPGDRAMIEQVHESMEEVSQRNGDALGARSVDLLRRLLLIEDEATGGHAENVNRVSVQVAAANDPVDEERSGAVRVYIPYFGTIKIARGGIISKEMLAETANPSWIQVPEAGIADDTAGTAKTWGSTMADAGGYSSNDTLTDTMPESFLQQEDSLFTAGLDDWAYQSVDVAFFDSLMREIGDDSAELG
- a CDS encoding uncharacterized protein (antiSMASH:Cluster_1.2~MEROPS:MER0000432~EggNog:ENOG41) is translated as MDFNTLPTYMPGKPEPFTLHVPDKKLSEFHELLKLSKIAPATWWNQHNDGRFGVSREWLTQAKETWLTAFDWRQHENRINKFPNFRIAIDDPEAGKIDIHFLALFSSKKDAIPFIFLHGFPSSFLEILPTMELLSQKYTPETLPYHIIVPSLPNYGLSGSPSENVEMTLDRAARIMHQLMMGLGFSDGYVAQGGDLGSVLARIMSVKYNECKAFHLNMLTLNTGETPPPSDALSVQEAQELKRSETWAQTGLAFALEHGTRPSTAGLAISSNPLALLAWIGEKLLEWPDQREPLPLDTILAMVSLYWFTDTFPRSLYHAQVIQTILKGDALPISKEKPLGYSMFPRDLVLLPEAWVRHLYPNLVFFKAHDIGGHFARLEQPKLFLQDIEEFAQQVGGLFTHA
- a CDS encoding uncharacterized protein (antiSMASH:Cluster_1.2~EggNog:ENOG41) — translated: MSANDYYSSGSGSGSGYPPQQQYGQQQQYGGYNQQQGYPQQQPQYGGQQQQYNQGYPPQQQYGQHQQQYDNRSASPYDQQPQYAQHQQQYGQQQQYGGQPGYDQQQYGGGPPGAEGPDGERGLGATLIGGGAAGFAAHKAGGGKLAAVGAAAVGAIGANLIEHAFKKHKEEKEMQNLAYGGNNDGHHHHHHHQKY